A stretch of the Psychroserpens sp. Hel_I_66 genome encodes the following:
- a CDS encoding DUF3307 domain-containing protein: protein MVALFIKLILAHLIGDFLIHPQKWVKHKNKYKQNSKYLYLHILIHALALAIILLFDTTYWLGFLIIIISHYLIDLTKIHLRTKKNNRWLFALDQLAHLLVIGVVVNIYEPYLSLIYNVNYSKLLLLLTSLIAVTSMSSIVMKTLISKWKIEDKGDKEDSLEDAGAYIGMLERLFVFLFILMGFMEGVGFLLAAKSIFRFGDLSRAKDRKLTEYVLIGTLISFGLAMVIGLIYNYVTVTI, encoded by the coding sequence ATGGTAGCACTTTTCATAAAACTAATATTGGCACATCTCATTGGAGATTTTTTGATACATCCACAAAAATGGGTCAAACACAAAAACAAGTACAAACAGAACTCCAAATACTTGTATTTACACATTCTAATTCATGCTTTGGCATTAGCTATTATTTTATTATTTGACACTACCTATTGGCTTGGTTTCTTGATAATTATCATAAGTCATTACCTCATTGATCTTACAAAAATCCATCTAAGAACTAAAAAAAATAACCGATGGCTTTTTGCATTAGACCAATTGGCACATTTGCTGGTAATTGGGGTAGTAGTTAACATCTACGAACCTTATCTATCCTTAATCTATAATGTAAATTATAGTAAGCTTCTACTGTTACTAACCTCTTTGATTGCAGTGACCTCCATGTCCTCAATTGTAATGAAAACACTCATCTCAAAATGGAAAATTGAAGACAAAGGTGACAAAGAAGATTCTCTTGAAGATGCTGGAGCTTATATAGGTATGCTAGAGCGTTTGTTTGTATTTCTTTTTATTCTAATGGGTTTTATGGAAGGCGTAGGTTTTTTACTCGCTGCAAAGTCAATTTTTAGGTTTGGGGACCTATCAAGAGCTAAAGACCGAAAACTAACTGAATATGTCCTCATTGGAACATTAATCAGTTTTGGGTTAGCAATGGTTATTGGTTTAATATATAATTATGTGACCGTCACCATTTGA
- the rlmF gene encoding 23S rRNA (adenine(1618)-N(6))-methyltransferase RlmF, which produces MHKNNKHSKGYDFEQLLKTSPELETFVFINNFGNVTIDFANPKAVKSLNTALLKHHYGIKFWDFPDAHLCPPIPGRVEYIHLLNDLLNASEVKEDITILDVGTGASCIYPLLGQSEYGWHFIASEIDKQAIKSAEQIIAKNKLVGSIEIRFQENPQNILTGILKPTEKISAVMCNPPFYKNETEANESTLLKQKGLGNSTDKVSRNFSGTAKELWYPGGEKAFVHNYLYQSSLLKENCVWYTCLVSKTQHVLSMETSLKKLGATDFKILQLALGNKISRVVAWTFVK; this is translated from the coding sequence TTGCATAAAAATAATAAACATTCTAAGGGTTACGATTTTGAGCAACTATTAAAAACCTCTCCAGAGTTGGAGACCTTTGTTTTTATTAATAACTTCGGAAATGTAACTATCGATTTTGCAAATCCCAAGGCAGTAAAATCGTTAAATACAGCATTACTGAAACACCATTACGGGATTAAATTTTGGGATTTTCCAGACGCACATTTATGTCCGCCAATTCCGGGACGTGTCGAATACATCCATTTGTTGAATGATTTGCTCAATGCTTCCGAAGTAAAAGAAGATATCACTATTTTAGATGTTGGTACAGGTGCATCCTGCATTTACCCGCTACTCGGTCAATCGGAATATGGTTGGCACTTTATCGCTTCTGAAATTGATAAGCAAGCCATTAAGTCTGCAGAACAAATTATAGCTAAAAATAAACTTGTCGGTTCTATAGAGATACGATTTCAGGAAAACCCACAAAATATCCTCACCGGAATTTTGAAACCAACAGAAAAAATAAGTGCAGTGATGTGTAATCCGCCATTTTATAAAAATGAGACAGAAGCAAATGAAAGCACATTGCTCAAACAAAAAGGTTTAGGCAACTCAACCGATAAAGTGAGTCGTAATTTTAGCGGAACTGCAAAAGAATTGTGGTATCCTGGAGGGGAAAAAGCATTTGTGCATAATTATCTATACCAAAGTTCTTTATTAAAAGAGAACTGTGTTTGGTACACATGTTTAGTTTCAAAAACGCAACATGTACTTAGTATGGAAACGTCATTGAAAAAACTCGGTGCTACAGATTTTAAAATACTTCAATTAGCTTTGGGGAATAAGATAAGTCGAGTAGTGGCTTGGACTTTCGTGAAATGA
- a CDS encoding T9SS type A sorting domain-containing protein → MKALNYLCIALLFAIPKQSYCSSIVDDNVALTDNQVQRVRLDVTTSTGFVRHLLLAFTPNNAATDGYDYGYDAINSDNYQDDASWMVGNQRCKIQGVGAFDDTKAYPLGIFLSNAGDIQIELTALEHFEESVSVYIYDAFNQTTTSIIDSNFIENMSQGDYNNRFYITFTNTISSIVFMDSTLSSEKVILQTPQINYITSTKTLQINLAQGLNIKDITMYSILGQKVSQWSNMTSNASGTYNISVSHMSKGTYLVSLNTKSGTFNKRLIITK, encoded by the coding sequence ATGAAAGCTTTAAACTACTTATGCATCGCATTGCTTTTTGCAATTCCCAAACAAAGCTATTGTTCATCAATTGTTGATGATAATGTGGCTTTGACTGACAACCAAGTACAACGCGTTCGGCTTGATGTCACGACCTCTACAGGTTTTGTGCGCCATTTATTATTAGCTTTCACTCCAAACAATGCAGCGACAGATGGTTACGATTATGGCTACGATGCTATAAATAGTGATAATTATCAAGATGATGCCAGCTGGATGGTGGGTAACCAGCGTTGTAAAATTCAAGGTGTTGGGGCTTTTGATGATACCAAAGCATATCCGTTAGGAATATTCTTATCAAATGCTGGAGATATTCAAATAGAATTAACAGCTCTGGAACATTTCGAAGAGTCCGTAAGCGTTTATATTTACGATGCATTTAATCAAACCACTACGTCAATAATAGATAGCAATTTTATAGAAAATATGTCTCAAGGTGATTATAACAATCGCTTCTATATTACATTTACAAATACGATTAGTTCAATAGTGTTTATGGATAGTACATTATCTTCGGAAAAAGTGATTCTCCAAACTCCTCAAATAAACTATATAACGTCCACCAAAACGTTACAGATCAATTTGGCACAAGGATTAAATATTAAGGATATAACTATGTATTCGATACTTGGTCAAAAGGTGTCCCAATGGTCAAACATGACCTCTAATGCTTCAGGAACCTATAACATTTCTGTATCTCACATGTCTAAAGGCACGTATTTAGTAAGTCTTAATACTAAATCGGGTACATTCAATAAAAGACTTATTATTACGAAATAG
- a CDS encoding trans-sulfuration enzyme family protein, producing MSKKKLGLNTICTHVGEIKDEQFKGAVSPIYVSTSYEFDDVDLKRYPRYFNTPNQEFLAKKIAALEHTEAAMIFGSGMAAISHMFLAFLQNGDHIVVQNTLYGGTSNFIREEFHKYGIEYTFTEGYKVSDFEAAIQPNTKLIHIETPSNPLLTITDVKGVANLGRSKGIITTIDNTFASPINQNPIDLGIDIVMHSATKYLGGHSDILAGAVASTQEHMDRIWNVSKNLGGSLSDMTVWMLERSMKTLALRVKAQTKNAHKLAAFLDKHDDVAKVYYPGLKNHPEHELAKSQMKDFGAMLSFELVDDIDAMSFMKQLHLIKPSMSLAGVESTMLLPAETSHSLLTQDQRDDIGISNQLIRFSVGIETFRDLKSDINQAITKTKTTTFA from the coding sequence ATGTCAAAGAAAAAACTAGGCTTAAATACCATTTGCACACATGTAGGCGAAATTAAGGACGAACAGTTTAAAGGTGCTGTTTCTCCAATATATGTATCCACATCTTACGAGTTTGATGATGTAGATTTAAAACGCTACCCAAGATATTTTAATACCCCAAACCAAGAATTCTTGGCAAAAAAGATTGCAGCATTGGAGCATACCGAAGCTGCGATGATTTTTGGCAGTGGTATGGCAGCAATAAGTCATATGTTTCTTGCTTTTTTACAAAATGGAGACCACATCGTTGTTCAAAATACATTATATGGAGGTACGAGTAATTTTATTCGAGAGGAATTTCATAAATATGGGATTGAATACACGTTCACAGAGGGTTATAAGGTTTCAGACTTTGAAGCTGCCATTCAACCCAATACTAAATTAATTCATATTGAAACACCCTCAAATCCATTATTGACCATTACCGATGTTAAAGGTGTTGCTAATTTAGGAAGATCTAAAGGTATCATTACAACAATAGACAACACTTTTGCGAGTCCCATAAACCAAAATCCAATAGATTTGGGTATTGATATTGTAATGCACTCTGCCACAAAATATTTAGGAGGACACAGTGATATATTGGCTGGAGCAGTAGCCAGTACTCAAGAACATATGGATCGTATTTGGAACGTCTCTAAAAATCTTGGAGGTAGTTTAAGTGATATGACCGTTTGGATGCTGGAGCGCAGTATGAAAACTTTAGCATTGCGTGTAAAGGCGCAAACAAAAAACGCTCACAAATTAGCAGCGTTTTTAGACAAGCATGATGATGTAGCTAAAGTGTACTACCCAGGTTTAAAAAATCACCCAGAGCACGAGCTCGCCAAATCCCAAATGAAAGATTTTGGAGCCATGCTGTCTTTTGAATTAGTTGATGATATTGACGCGATGTCCTTTATGAAACAACTCCATTTGATCAAACCTTCAATGAGTTTGGCAGGCGTAGAGAGCACCATGCTTTTACCAGCGGAAACATCACACTCATTACTCACTCAAGATCAGCGTGATGACATTGGGATTAGCAATCAGCTTATTCGATTTTCCGTTGGTATTGAAACGTTTAGAGACTTAAAGTCTGATATTAATCAAGCCATAACCAAAACAAAAACCACCACTTTTGCATAA
- a CDS encoding DUF2452 domain-containing protein produces the protein MSQSKKPDQIVFNEDTQRYDASLKPYATNVGAPAIQVIGNSSWKNRNILKANKQIKAKYLELKAAYDLMIEELEYNNLVYNSRYNFEPIVGEVYHLYRDKNEKSFLSIIAPSDCNFDFIGSFKLNSEFVWKQVKPNDDQLRTR, from the coding sequence ATGTCTCAAAGCAAGAAGCCAGACCAAATCGTTTTTAATGAAGACACACAGCGCTATGATGCCTCGTTAAAGCCCTATGCCACCAATGTTGGAGCACCAGCCATACAAGTGATCGGTAATTCCTCTTGGAAAAACAGAAACATCCTCAAAGCCAACAAGCAAATAAAAGCCAAATATCTTGAGCTCAAAGCTGCTTACGATCTCATGATAGAAGAGCTAGAATACAACAATCTCGTCTATAATTCCCGTTATAATTTTGAACCTATTGTTGGCGAGGTCTATCACCTTTACCGCGATAAAAATGAAAAATCATTTCTATCCATTATCGCTCCCAGTGATTGCAATTTTGATTTTATAGGCAGTTTCAAACTCAACAGTGAATTTGTTTGGAAACAAGTAAAGCCCAATGATGACCAACTTAGAACTCGCTAG
- a CDS encoding HAD family hydrolase — protein MFKSVLFDMDGVIVDTEPLHHKAYYQLFNDVNIEVSDALYASFTGKSTMEISQQLIKYFNLPLSAHTLTTIKRKHFKKLFKSDTSLQLIDGVLDLIKDYHKNNMSLVLASSASMKNINRIFKRFDLDQYFCAKISGADLEASKPHPEIFIKAAELSGYSPNECFVIEDSTNGILAAKAAGIYCVGYNSLHSKDQDYSKANFVVSDFKEISYNKLKKRVTQKVA, from the coding sequence ATGTTTAAATCTGTATTATTTGATATGGACGGTGTCATCGTAGATACCGAACCACTTCATCACAAAGCCTATTACCAACTTTTTAACGATGTCAACATCGAAGTTTCAGATGCACTTTATGCCTCTTTCACAGGAAAGTCCACCATGGAGATATCTCAACAGCTTATCAAATATTTTAATCTACCATTAAGTGCCCACACACTAACTACCATAAAGCGTAAGCACTTTAAAAAGTTATTTAAAAGCGATACTTCATTACAGCTAATAGATGGTGTATTGGATCTCATTAAGGATTATCATAAAAATAATATGTCTTTGGTTTTAGCCTCATCTGCATCCATGAAAAATATCAACCGTATATTCAAGCGTTTTGATCTGGATCAATATTTTTGTGCCAAAATAAGTGGTGCCGATCTAGAAGCCTCTAAGCCTCATCCTGAGATTTTTATAAAGGCTGCGGAACTATCTGGCTATTCACCCAATGAGTGCTTCGTCATAGAAGATTCTACTAACGGTATACTAGCAGCAAAAGCTGCTGGGATCTATTGCGTAGGCTATAATAGCCTGCATAGTAAAGATCAAGATTATAGCAAAGCAAATTTTGTAGTTTCTGATTTTAAAGAAATTAGCTATAACAAATTAAAGAAGCGAGTAACTCAAAAGGTAGCTTAG
- a CDS encoding SatD family protein, whose product MNYNILYIMVAIITGDIINSTETTPQIWLNALKNVLNQFGKEPKHWEIYRGDSFQLEVKPNDALKAALLIKASLKQYKEVDARLAIGIGEKNYDSQKITESNGSAFVNSGQCFEQLKKINLAIKSPFEELDTPINLMLELALLVIDSWKPTTSTIVRYTLENPDQNQEVIAQHLNKSQSNISEGLKRGGYDEISKLLAYYESLIQNLW is encoded by the coding sequence TTGAATTATAATATATTATACATTATGGTTGCAATAATTACTGGAGATATTATAAATTCAACCGAAACCACACCGCAAATATGGTTAAATGCATTAAAAAATGTCCTCAACCAATTCGGGAAAGAACCTAAGCATTGGGAGATTTACAGAGGTGATAGTTTTCAACTAGAAGTAAAACCTAATGACGCTTTAAAAGCAGCTCTATTAATAAAAGCATCCTTAAAACAATACAAAGAAGTTGATGCTAGACTTGCTATAGGTATTGGAGAAAAAAATTATGATTCTCAAAAAATTACCGAATCTAACGGTAGTGCATTTGTGAATTCCGGACAATGCTTTGAGCAACTAAAAAAAATCAACTTAGCTATTAAGTCACCTTTTGAAGAGCTTGATACTCCAATAAACTTAATGTTAGAGTTAGCTCTTCTGGTTATCGACTCTTGGAAACCTACAACCTCAACCATTGTGAGATACACTCTTGAAAACCCAGATCAAAATCAAGAAGTCATAGCACAACATCTCAACAAATCCCAAAGTAATATTAGTGAAGGTCTCAAACGTGGAGGATACGATGAGATATCAAAGCTACTTGCTTATTATGAATCTCTAATTCAAAACCTATGGTAG
- the mscL gene encoding large conductance mechanosensitive channel protein MscL, translated as MKFLKEFKEFAVKGNMMDMAIGIIIGAAFNSVIDVLVKKVFMPPLSLMTDGLEFQDKKYVLRDAVLNANGDVTTTEVAIEYGMLFETFLDFIIVGLTVFIVVKGMNRLKDKAQDPKNTVVKTPKDIELLSQLTELMEEQNALLKNK; from the coding sequence ATGAAATTTTTAAAGGAATTTAAGGAGTTTGCGGTTAAAGGCAATATGATGGATATGGCAATTGGTATCATCATTGGTGCTGCTTTTAATAGCGTCATAGATGTATTGGTTAAAAAGGTGTTTATGCCACCGTTATCTTTAATGACAGATGGTCTGGAATTTCAGGATAAAAAATATGTGCTGCGCGATGCTGTGTTGAATGCAAATGGTGATGTAACAACTACAGAGGTCGCTATTGAATACGGGATGCTCTTTGAGACTTTTTTAGACTTTATCATTGTAGGATTGACTGTTTTTATTGTTGTTAAGGGTATGAATAGACTTAAGGATAAAGCGCAAGATCCTAAAAATACAGTGGTTAAAACGCCGAAGGATATTGAACTATTGTCTCAACTTACAGAGTTGATGGAGGAGCAAAATGCGTTGCTTAAGAATAAATAA
- the bshB1 gene encoding bacillithiol biosynthesis deacetylase BshB1, which yields MKLDILAFGAHPDDIELSCSGTIAKEVAKGKKVGIVDLTRGELGTRGTAKTRDEEASNAADILGVSVRENLRFADGFFVNDKTHQLEIIKMLRKYQPDIVLCNAIKDRHIDHGRGSELVSDACFLSGLLKIETKLEGKSQDKWRPKQVFHYIQWKQIEPDVVVDISEYIDTKMASVLAYKTQFFDAHSKEPQTPISSKNFTDSVKYRARDLGRLIGTEYAEGFTAERYVAVDSLFDLI from the coding sequence ATGAAATTAGACATACTAGCATTTGGAGCACATCCCGATGATATAGAGTTAAGTTGTTCTGGCACGATAGCCAAAGAGGTAGCCAAAGGTAAAAAAGTTGGTATAGTAGATCTTACAAGAGGAGAACTTGGTACACGAGGTACTGCAAAAACCAGAGATGAAGAGGCTTCAAATGCAGCAGATATTCTTGGCGTTAGCGTTAGGGAGAACCTAAGATTTGCAGATGGATTTTTTGTGAACGATAAAACACACCAATTGGAAATCATTAAAATGCTTAGAAAATACCAACCCGACATTGTGTTGTGCAATGCTATTAAAGATCGTCATATAGACCATGGGAGAGGAAGTGAATTAGTAAGTGATGCATGCTTTTTAAGCGGACTTTTAAAAATTGAAACCAAGTTAGAAGGCAAGTCACAAGACAAATGGAGACCAAAACAAGTCTTTCATTACATCCAGTGGAAACAAATAGAGCCAGATGTAGTGGTGGATATTTCAGAATATATAGATACAAAAATGGCATCTGTACTGGCTTATAAAACCCAGTTCTTTGATGCTCATAGTAAAGAACCGCAAACACCAATATCAAGTAAGAATTTTACAGATAGTGTGAAATATAGAGCAAGAGATTTAGGACGTTTAATTGGGACAGAATATGCAGAGGGTTTCACAGCAGAGCGTTATGTTGCGGTAGATAGTTTGTTTGATTTGATATAA